The DNA window TAAATTTGAGGTCTTACACTTATATTATGTAACGTAGGAGAATGATCGAGATGCAGAACAGAAGGCTATCGACGATTGGCTTCCAATCCCTTCTGCAAGAACTGCAAAATGGTGGTACTCAGCTTTCCACAATATCACAGCTATAATTGGAGCTGGAGTTCTTGGCCTCCCTTACGCCATGTCCGAACTAGGATGGTATGTGAACATTCTGTATTCCCTTAAATTTACATCTGTAAACTACTGAATCTTCTAGTCCAATCCTTCCTTACTGGAAAAGAGAACATTTCTTTATATCCTTGTATTGTGTCACCAATTTTTTCCAGGGGTCCTGGAATAACGGTACTGGTCTTGTCTTGGATTGTCACACTGTACTCTTTATGGCAAATGGTTGAAATGCATGAAACGGATAGCGGGAAACGATTCGACAGGTATCATGAGCTTGGACAGCACGCTTTTGGTGAAAAGCTCGGCCTTTGGATCGTCATTCCCATGCAGTTAGTTGTCCAAGTTGCAGTAGACATAGTATATATGGTTACAGGAGGTCAATCCCTCAGGAAAGTCCATGAGTTACTCTGCCACGAATCTTGCAAGAATATCAAGCTTTCCTATTTTATCATGATCTTCGCCTCTGCTCACTTTGCACTCTCCCAACTCCCCAGTTTCAACTCAATCTCTGGTGTGTCTTTGGCAGCAGCTGTCATGTCAGTTAGGTATGCATCGTGTTTCTTGCTTATTAATTTGAAGATATTTCACAACTCTAGAAACCGATGTTGAATTTTCAGGAATTGTAACTTATTTAATTAAGAATTTCACTCACTTTTTGCAGTTGGCTTAAAAGTAATATCTTGTTAACGAATGTGTTACCTTGTGAAGTTATTCTACAATAGCTTGGGGAGCCTCGATCCACAAGGGCGTGCAACACGATGTTCAATATGGCTACAGATCTAATACAACCGTGGGTACAGTTTTCGACTTCTTTAGTTCTTTAGGAACCGTGGCTTTTGCATTTAGTGGTCACAATGTAGTGATGGAGATTCAATCTTCTATGCCTTCTATGAAAGATAAACCTTCTAAGGTACCTATGATGAGGGGCGTAATCGTTACTTATATAGCCGTTGCCATGTGCTACATCCCGGTCGGGATCATTGGATACTGGATATTCGGCAATACCATGGGTGAAAATATTCTGATTACGCTGCAGAGACCTAAATGGCTTATTGccatggctaacatgtttgttgTAATTCATCTTATAGGGTCATATCAGGTGATAATAGCAAATCTAGTGAGATACTTTTAAAGTCTGTACTCAATTTCTTCACTGTATAGATGGATATCATACTCAAGTATTTATATGCAGGTGTATGCTATGCCAGTATATGACTTTATTGAAACTGGACTAGTAAGGAAACTGAGTTTCAAGAGAAGTTGGTATCTACGTTTTGTTTCAAGGAATACTTACGTGGGTACGTAGCTATGTTTTCTAGTTACTTCTGGTGTGAGCACATGTGTTTCAGGTTTAATTGGTAGTCACTAAATATAAGCTGTTGTTTTCCAGCTTTTACAATGTTTATGGCGATAACCTTCCCTTTCTTTAACGGCCTTCTTGGATTTTTTGGAGGATTTGTTCTCGCGCCAACTACGTACTATGTAAGCAATTATGACTGAGTTTCTTCCATCTGTATTCATTATGCAGCACTtaaaaatacttacatcatataaaaTTGGTGAACTCGGCAGCTCCCCTGCATCATATGGCTTGTAGTGAAAAAACCGAGGAAATTCAGC is part of the Primulina eburnea isolate SZY01 chromosome 1, ASM2296580v1, whole genome shotgun sequence genome and encodes:
- the LOC140826983 gene encoding lysine histidine transporter 2-like isoform X1; this encodes MDSIVPVNDDDSYFKDENDRDAEQKAIDDWLPIPSARTAKWWYSAFHNITAIIGAGVLGLPYAMSELGWGPGITVLVLSWIVTLYSLWQMVEMHETDSGKRFDRYHELGQHAFGEKLGLWIVIPMQLVVQVAVDIVYMVTGGQSLRKVHELLCHESCKNIKLSYFIMIFASAHFALSQLPSFNSISGVSLAAAVMSVSYSTIAWGASIHKGVQHDVQYGYRSNTTVGTVFDFFSSLGTVAFAFSGHNVVMEIQSSMPSMKDKPSKVPMMRGVIVTYIAVAMCYIPVGIIGYWIFGNTMGENILITLQRPKWLIAMANMFVVIHLIGSYQVYAMPVYDFIETGLVRKLSFKRSWYLRFVSRNTYVAFTMFMAITFPFFNGLLGFFGGFVLAPTTYYLPCIIWLVVKKPRKFSFSWFANWFCITFGVILTVVAPVGGLRQIIIKAKTYKFYQ
- the LOC140826983 gene encoding lysine histidine transporter 1-like isoform X2; the protein is MSELGWGPGITVLVLSWIVTLYSLWQMVEMHETDSGKRFDRYHELGQHAFGEKLGLWIVIPMQLVVQVAVDIVYMVTGGQSLRKVHELLCHESCKNIKLSYFIMIFASAHFALSQLPSFNSISGVSLAAAVMSVSYSTIAWGASIHKGVQHDVQYGYRSNTTVGTVFDFFSSLGTVAFAFSGHNVVMEIQSSMPSMKDKPSKVPMMRGVIVTYIAVAMCYIPVGIIGYWIFGNTMGENILITLQRPKWLIAMANMFVVIHLIGSYQVYAMPVYDFIETGLVRKLSFKRSWYLRFVSRNTYVAFTMFMAITFPFFNGLLGFFGGFVLAPTTYYLPCIIWLVVKKPRKFSFSWFANWFCITFGVILTVVAPVGGLRQIIIKAKTYKFYQ